The proteins below come from a single Notamacropus eugenii isolate mMacEug1 chromosome 7, mMacEug1.pri_v2, whole genome shotgun sequence genomic window:
- the LOC140514374 gene encoding zinc finger protein 554-like isoform X1 — MRTAQSSLQTTFPRKQCAPGSHIRPSLGCHGNRARCLALCSSSRGVTFGNEGMAPVLMARAQQEPVTFQDVAVVFIWEQWAYLDPSQKDLYHSVMLKTYQNLLCLGGVLGDLSSFGSFCFSLFISRLPFPLNRTGHVQARGDPPAGARGGTLEAREEGSPSKQLCRLGDLV, encoded by the exons ATGCGCACAGCCCAGTCAAGCCTACAAACTACGTTTCCCAGGAAGCAGTGCGCACCCGGCAGCCACATCCGCCCCTCCCTGGGCTGTCATGGAAACCGCGCCAGATGCCTCG CTCTCTGTTCTTCCTCAAGAGGAGTGacctttggaaatgaaggaatgGCACCTGTGCTGATGGCCAGGGCCCAGCAG GAGCCAGTGACCTTTCAAGATGTGGCAGTGGTCTTCATATGGGAGCAGTGGGCTTACCTGGACCCTTCTCAGAAGGATCTGTATCATAGTGTGATGCTGAAGACCTACCAGAACCTGCTGTGCCTGG ggGGTGTTCTTGGGGATCTGAGCTCATTTGGAAGCTTCTgcttctccctctttatctcaaGACTCCCCTTCCCTTTGAACCGGACTGGCCACGTCCAAGCCCGAGGTGATCCACCAGCTGGAGCGAGAGGAGGCACCTTGGAGGCCAGAGAGGAGGGAAGTCCCAGCAAGCAGCTGTGCAG attggGAGACTTGGTCTGA
- the LOC140514374 gene encoding uncharacterized protein isoform X2, producing the protein MAPVLMARAQQEPVTFQDVAVVFIWEQWAYLDPSQKDLYHSVMLKTYQNLLCLGGVLGDLSSFGSFCFSLFISRLPFPLNRTGHVQARGDPPAGARGGTLEAREEGSPSKQLCRLGDLV; encoded by the exons atgGCACCTGTGCTGATGGCCAGGGCCCAGCAG GAGCCAGTGACCTTTCAAGATGTGGCAGTGGTCTTCATATGGGAGCAGTGGGCTTACCTGGACCCTTCTCAGAAGGATCTGTATCATAGTGTGATGCTGAAGACCTACCAGAACCTGCTGTGCCTGG ggGGTGTTCTTGGGGATCTGAGCTCATTTGGAAGCTTCTgcttctccctctttatctcaaGACTCCCCTTCCCTTTGAACCGGACTGGCCACGTCCAAGCCCGAGGTGATCCACCAGCTGGAGCGAGAGGAGGCACCTTGGAGGCCAGAGAGGAGGGAAGTCCCAGCAAGCAGCTGTGCAG attggGAGACTTGGTCTGA